Proteins from one Deinococcus actinosclerus genomic window:
- the recO gene encoding DNA repair protein RecO yields the protein MRSRTANRSGIVIRRRVTPAGDIIVTLLTPQGKLKAVARGGVRGPLSSRLNLFHHVGIQVYQGPQNDLASVKQAVLEGALPTLAQPERYAFAHLLAEFADALYQEGEFSEQAFELFAGALRGVAHQPDPEWVALVMSYKLLALAGFIPQTARCARCAQDHPAHPDPLGGQLLCAGCAALPAYPDPSLDFLRNAARRTVRASMDAPLPAEQRPALWRALERFVTVQIGSVHSWRQLVPTGTALSA from the coding sequence GTGAGGTCCCGAACCGCCAACCGCAGTGGCATCGTCATCCGGCGGCGCGTGACGCCCGCCGGGGACATCATCGTCACGCTCCTGACCCCCCAGGGCAAGCTGAAGGCCGTCGCGCGGGGCGGCGTGCGCGGCCCGCTCTCCAGCCGGCTGAACCTCTTCCATCACGTCGGCATCCAGGTGTACCAGGGCCCGCAGAACGACCTCGCCAGCGTGAAGCAGGCCGTGCTGGAAGGCGCGCTGCCCACCCTGGCGCAGCCGGAGCGGTACGCCTTCGCGCACCTGCTGGCCGAATTCGCCGACGCTCTGTACCAGGAAGGGGAATTCAGCGAGCAGGCCTTCGAGCTGTTCGCGGGCGCGCTGCGCGGCGTCGCGCACCAGCCCGACCCGGAATGGGTGGCGCTCGTCATGAGCTACAAACTTCTGGCCCTGGCGGGGTTCATCCCGCAGACGGCCCGCTGCGCCCGCTGCGCGCAGGACCACCCGGCGCACCCCGACCCGCTCGGCGGCCAGCTGCTGTGCGCAGGCTGCGCCGCGCTGCCCGCCTACCCGGACCCCAGCCTGGACTTCCTGCGCAACGCCGCCCGGCGCACCGTCCGCGCCAGCATGGACGCCCCGCTGCCCGCCGAGCAGCGCCCCGCGCTGTGGCGCGCGCTGGAACGCTTCGTGACCGTGCAGATCGGCAGCGTCCACTCCTGGCGGCAACTCGTGCCCACCGGCACGGCCCTCAGCGCGTAG
- a CDS encoding 16S rRNA (uracil(1498)-N(3))-methyltransferase translates to MTDTPTRLPRHRLRVEALTDTMTLGPGEARHLHVLRLNAGDTVRVFDGRGAEALAEIAELDEVRAVLTLGDAVEGAAETPWPLTVAVALLKADKLSDVVRAATELGAAQIQLLVTARADVREIGDQKLVRLNRVAQEAAKQSRRAVVPPVLAPVPLARFQPGGLTLVAQPGSAVRVSDVVTWDAPVTIITGPEGGLTDAEVQTLVHLGAHAVTLGPRILRAETAPVALLGAIAALGL, encoded by the coding sequence ATGACCGACACCCCAACAAGGCTGCCCCGGCACCGCCTGCGGGTGGAGGCCCTGACGGACACCATGACCCTCGGGCCGGGCGAGGCGCGGCACCTGCACGTCCTGCGCCTGAACGCGGGCGACACCGTGCGCGTGTTCGACGGACGCGGCGCGGAGGCCCTGGCCGAGATCGCCGAACTGGACGAGGTGCGCGCCGTACTGACCCTGGGTGACGCGGTCGAGGGGGCCGCCGAGACGCCCTGGCCGCTGACGGTCGCGGTGGCGCTGCTGAAGGCCGACAAGCTGTCCGACGTGGTGCGCGCCGCGACCGAACTGGGCGCCGCGCAGATCCAGCTGCTCGTGACCGCCCGCGCGGACGTGCGCGAGATCGGCGATCAGAAACTCGTGCGCCTGAACCGCGTCGCGCAGGAGGCCGCGAAACAGTCCCGCCGCGCCGTCGTGCCGCCCGTCCTGGCGCCCGTGCCGCTGGCCCGCTTCCAGCCCGGCGGCCTGACGCTGGTCGCGCAGCCCGGCTCGGCGGTCCGCGTGTCGGACGTCGTCACCTGGGATGCCCCGGTCACGATCATCACCGGGCCGGAGGGCGGCCTGACCGACGCCGAGGTGCAGACCCTCGTGCACCTCGGCGCTCACGCCGTCACGCTCGGCCCGCGCATCCTGCGGGCGGAGACGGCGCCCGTGGCGCTGCTGGGCGCCATCGCGGCGCTGGGGCTGTAG
- a CDS encoding 50S ribosomal protein L11 methyltransferase, whose protein sequence is MLVYHLPGTFETREDHLDLLWEAGATGLEERAGLIRAYFDEETELPPLIRDGEWRQEADQDWLAEFKANLRPVQAGRVTIVPPWLRAEIPAGQVGLVIEPGMAFGTGHHATTRMAVEALSDLKLDGQTILDVGTGSGVLAIAGALLGAEYALGVDIDPITIPIAEENARDNAVPEGRTAFMVGTLGDDLPGDVVADGVFDVLVANLYAELHDLLVGAYVGHLRPGGPLILTGILTGKLPLVQGALDREGFTDVQVRTDGEWALVTARAGE, encoded by the coding sequence ATGCTGGTGTATCACCTTCCGGGAACGTTCGAGACGCGCGAGGATCACCTCGACCTGCTGTGGGAGGCCGGGGCGACCGGGCTGGAGGAACGCGCCGGCCTGATCCGCGCGTACTTCGACGAGGAGACCGAGCTGCCGCCCCTCATCCGGGACGGCGAGTGGCGGCAGGAGGCCGATCAGGACTGGCTGGCGGAGTTCAAGGCGAACCTGCGCCCGGTGCAGGCGGGCCGCGTGACGATCGTGCCGCCGTGGCTGCGCGCCGAGATTCCCGCCGGGCAGGTGGGCCTCGTGATCGAGCCGGGCATGGCGTTCGGGACCGGGCACCACGCGACCACCCGCATGGCGGTCGAGGCCCTGTCGGACCTGAAGCTGGACGGGCAGACCATCCTGGACGTGGGGACCGGGAGCGGCGTGCTGGCGATCGCGGGCGCGCTGCTGGGCGCGGAGTACGCGCTGGGCGTGGATATCGACCCGATCACGATCCCGATTGCGGAGGAGAACGCGCGGGACAACGCGGTGCCGGAGGGCCGCACGGCGTTCATGGTGGGCACGTTGGGCGACGACCTGCCGGGTGACGTGGTCGCGGACGGCGTGTTCGACGTGCTCGTGGCGAACCTGTACGCGGAACTGCACGACCTGCTGGTCGGGGCGTACGTGGGCCACCTGCGCCCCGGCGGGCCGCTGATCCTGACCGGCATCCTGACCGGGAAGCTGCCGCTGGTGCAAGGCGCGCTGGACCGCGAGGGCTTCACGGACGTGCAGGTCCGCACGGATGGCGAGTGGGCGCTCGTGACCGCCCGCGCGGGCGAATGA
- the proC gene encoding pyrroline-5-carboxylate reductase — translation MKLAIVGVGKLGLALLEGVTAQGVLPPAEIGLLDANAARAQDVAARTGARVITPADLGRAERILISLQPRVFPEAAEWLAQPNAGYISTMAGVPVSALTRRLGTKRVVRVMPNLAATIGHSQTAITGPREAGDAGDLAFAHQIFDAVGDAYDLPEHLFNAFTGMSASGPAYVAVVAEALADGGVRMGLPRPLANELAAKLLIATGELVQRRAHPALLKDEVASPGGTTIAGLAALEAAGVRGGLIEAVVQATRRGTELGKDQD, via the coding sequence ATGAAACTCGCGATCGTCGGCGTCGGCAAACTCGGACTGGCCCTGCTGGAGGGCGTCACCGCCCAGGGCGTCCTGCCGCCCGCAGAGATCGGCCTGCTCGACGCGAACGCCGCCCGCGCGCAGGACGTCGCCGCCCGCACCGGCGCGCGTGTCATCACCCCGGCAGACCTGGGCCGCGCCGAGCGCATCCTGATCAGCCTGCAACCCCGCGTGTTCCCCGAAGCCGCCGAGTGGCTCGCGCAGCCCAACGCCGGGTACATCAGCACCATGGCCGGCGTGCCCGTCTCTGCCCTCACGCGCCGCCTGGGCACCAAGCGCGTCGTGCGGGTCATGCCGAACCTCGCCGCGACCATCGGGCACAGCCAGACCGCCATCACCGGCCCCCGCGAGGCCGGGGACGCGGGCGACCTCGCGTTCGCGCACCAGATCTTCGACGCGGTCGGCGACGCCTACGACCTCCCCGAGCACCTGTTCAACGCCTTCACCGGCATGAGCGCCAGCGGCCCCGCCTACGTTGCCGTGGTCGCCGAGGCGCTAGCGGACGGCGGCGTCCGCATGGGCCTCCCGCGCCCCCTGGCGAACGAACTCGCCGCGAAACTCCTGATCGCCACCGGTGAACTCGTCCAGCGCCGCGCCCACCCCGCCCTCCTCAAGGACGAGGTCGCCAGCCCCGGCGGCACCACCATCGCCGGTCTGGCCGCCCTGGAAGCCGCCGGGGTGCGCGGCGGCCTCATCGAGGCGGTCGTGCAGGCCACCCGGCGCGGCACCGAACTCGGCAAGGATCAGGACTGA
- the bshC gene encoding bacillithiol biosynthesis cysteine-adding enzyme BshC has protein sequence MARNAGAEYRKGGLLDYVRLPAGALEAAQAETRPDIDRVALADALRAYHRDLGTLGPAVEAGLTRLAHPASRVVVTGQQAGALTGPAYSVHKGADAALLARELDTEDAPVVAVYWIASQDHDAAEVASTSLLDAGERLHRLTLDVPEGVPVGRVPWRPGWTAQVHALLDAFDAPAEHVAAVRARFDRAAQAGGSYADVFARLIHGLLGGAGLLVLDPMHPALARLMAPTLARELDDPLASSRAIEAAAARLIADGFEPQLRRPAGATNLFIEEDDGQRRLLRVDGQAFVTAARRYTRADLLALLEADPTRLTPAAGLRPAVQDALLPTLAFVVGPGEIAYGAQLRDVYALHGLRQPLLWPRLSVTWREPNVTRLLKRLNATAAQVQADPEGVLGRALAAERQAGAVTAERLDALSTSLDALTAEIADLDPTLVGAAARTRTRTVARVAHLQRLAERALARAENDRSGQLSRLRAHLLPNGVPQEREMNFLTYLLKHGDTPLHQLLHLPAGWQGELDIP, from the coding sequence ATGGCGCGAAACGCAGGGGCGGAATACAGGAAGGGTGGGTTGCTGGACTACGTGCGCCTGCCCGCAGGGGCGCTGGAGGCCGCGCAGGCCGAGACCCGGCCCGACATCGACCGCGTGGCCCTCGCGGACGCCCTGCGCGCCTACCACCGCGACCTGGGCACCCTGGGCCCGGCCGTCGAGGCGGGGCTGACCCGCCTGGCGCACCCGGCGTCCCGCGTGGTCGTGACCGGGCAGCAGGCTGGCGCGCTGACCGGCCCGGCCTACTCGGTCCACAAGGGCGCAGACGCCGCGCTCCTTGCCCGGGAGCTCGACACCGAGGACGCCCCGGTCGTGGCGGTGTACTGGATCGCCAGCCAGGACCACGACGCGGCCGAGGTGGCGAGCACCTCCCTGCTGGACGCGGGCGAACGCCTGCACCGCCTGACCCTGGACGTCCCGGAGGGCGTCCCGGTGGGCCGCGTGCCCTGGCGTCCCGGGTGGACGGCGCAGGTGCACGCGCTGCTGGACGCCTTCGACGCCCCGGCCGAGCACGTGGCCGCCGTCCGCGCCCGCTTCGACCGGGCCGCGCAGGCGGGCGGCAGTTACGCCGACGTGTTCGCCCGGCTCATCCACGGCCTGCTGGGCGGCGCGGGCCTGCTCGTCCTCGACCCGATGCACCCGGCCCTGGCACGCCTGATGGCTCCCACCCTCGCGCGCGAACTCGACGACCCGCTGGCGTCCTCGCGGGCCATCGAGGCCGCCGCCGCGCGCCTGATCGCGGACGGCTTCGAGCCGCAGCTGCGCCGCCCCGCCGGCGCCACGAACCTCTTCATCGAGGAGGACGACGGGCAGCGCCGCCTGCTGCGCGTGGACGGGCAGGCGTTCGTCACGGCTGCCCGCCGCTACACCCGCGCGGACCTGCTGGCACTGCTGGAGGCCGATCCCACCCGCCTCACCCCCGCCGCTGGCCTGCGGCCCGCCGTGCAGGACGCCCTGCTGCCCACCCTGGCGTTCGTGGTCGGCCCCGGCGAGATCGCGTACGGCGCGCAGCTGCGCGACGTGTACGCCCTGCACGGGCTGCGGCAGCCGCTGCTGTGGCCGCGCCTGAGCGTCACGTGGCGCGAACCGAACGTCACGCGCCTGCTGAAGCGGCTGAACGCCACCGCCGCGCAGGTGCAGGCCGACCCCGAGGGCGTGCTGGGCCGCGCCCTGGCCGCCGAACGGCAGGCCGGGGCCGTGACCGCCGAGCGTCTGGACGCCCTGAGCACCAGTCTGGACGCCCTCACCGCCGAGATCGCCGACCTCGACCCCACCCTGGTCGGCGCCGCCGCGCGCACCCGCACCCGCACCGTCGCGCGCGTGGCGCACCTGCAACGCCTCGCCGAACGAGCCCTCGCGCGCGCCGAGAACGACCGCAGCGGCCAGCTCAGCCGCCTCAGGGCCCACCTCCTCCCGAACGGAGTGCCGCAGGAACGCGAGATGAACTTCCTGACGTACCTCCTCAAACACGGCGACACGCCCCTGCACCAGCTGCTGCACCTCCCCGCCGGCTGGCAGGGCGAACTCGACATTCCCTGA
- a CDS encoding Crp/Fnr family transcriptional regulator, whose protein sequence is MLPGAFGALPADVQAQVTASGRVGRWGRGELLFHPEDPAETLFVLLRGSVRLYRLGSGAREVTLDVHGAGALLCASALLPGEPCGMYAEAMDDAEALMLGRDVLTRLTQGQPGVAVALTEQITRQTRGVQERLSGLVFLEVSQRLALALLNLAEREGPWPEGGSLALRDRVSHQDLAHVVGSTRETITKLLGDFRSRGLLDLGYRRIILTDRAGLERATQEPLR, encoded by the coding sequence ATGTTACCCGGTGCTTTCGGTGCCCTGCCTGCGGACGTGCAGGCGCAGGTGACGGCCTCGGGGCGCGTGGGCCGCTGGGGCCGCGGCGAGCTGCTGTTTCATCCGGAGGACCCGGCGGAGACGCTGTTCGTGCTGCTGCGCGGTTCGGTGCGGCTGTACCGGCTGGGGTCGGGCGCGCGGGAGGTGACACTGGACGTGCACGGCGCGGGGGCGCTGCTGTGCGCCTCGGCGCTGCTGCCGGGCGAGCCGTGCGGGATGTACGCCGAGGCGATGGACGACGCCGAGGCGCTGATGCTGGGCCGCGACGTGCTGACGCGCCTCACGCAGGGTCAGCCGGGGGTGGCGGTCGCGCTGACCGAGCAGATCACCCGGCAGACGCGCGGCGTGCAGGAGCGCCTGTCGGGGCTGGTGTTCCTGGAGGTGTCGCAGCGGCTGGCGCTGGCCCTGCTGAACCTCGCCGAGCGCGAGGGGCCGTGGCCGGAGGGCGGTTCGCTGGCGCTGCGCGACCGGGTGTCGCATCAGGATCTGGCGCACGTGGTGGGCAGCACCCGCGAGACGATCACGAAACTGCTGGGGGACTTCCGCTCGCGGGGCCTGCTGGACCTGGGGTACCGGCGGATCATCCTGACCGACCGCGCAGGGCTGGAACGGGCCACGCAGGAGCCGCTGCGCTGA
- a CDS encoding WecB/TagA/CpsF family glycosyltransferase, with translation MTIPTPRQRLTLFDLPLDVVTLDQTLDRLGEWIYRQPRAPHTVVTLNPEFIVQSRTQPDFVNAMQVADLVTADGVGIVWAARQLTATEVPRAPGFDIVQGLMQRHGADLRVFFLGAKPGVAEVAAQNAARDYGVQVAGIHHGYFDLPEDQRVAELVRDSGADLLLTAMGAGRQETFNQYWRQVMNTPVMIGCGGVIDVLAGNADLAPAWTRRLGVEWIWRVGLDRKRWNRAPRLAQFVRMVRAEKKRVGPK, from the coding sequence ATGACCATCCCCACCCCACGCCAGCGCCTGACGCTGTTCGACCTGCCGCTGGACGTCGTGACGCTCGACCAGACCCTCGACCGCCTGGGCGAGTGGATCTACCGGCAGCCGCGCGCCCCGCACACGGTCGTGACCCTGAACCCCGAGTTCATCGTGCAGTCGCGCACCCAGCCGGACTTCGTGAACGCCATGCAGGTCGCCGACCTCGTCACCGCCGACGGGGTCGGCATCGTGTGGGCCGCCCGGCAGCTCACGGCCACCGAGGTGCCTCGCGCGCCCGGCTTCGACATCGTGCAGGGCCTGATGCAGCGGCACGGCGCGGACCTGCGCGTGTTCTTCCTGGGGGCCAAACCCGGTGTGGCCGAGGTCGCCGCGCAGAACGCCGCGCGCGACTACGGCGTGCAGGTCGCGGGCATCCACCACGGGTACTTCGACCTGCCCGAGGACCAGCGCGTCGCGGAACTCGTGCGCGACAGCGGCGCCGACCTGCTGCTGACCGCCATGGGCGCCGGGCGGCAGGAGACCTTCAACCAGTACTGGCGGCAGGTCATGAACACCCCGGTCATGATCGGCTGCGGCGGCGTGATCGACGTCCTGGCCGGGAACGCCGATCTCGCCCCGGCCTGGACGCGCCGGCTGGGTGTCGAGTGGATCTGGCGGGTCGGCCTGGACCGCAAGCGCTGGAACCGCGCGCCTCGGCTGGCGCAGTTCGTCCGCATGGTGCGCGCCGAGAAGAAACGGGTGGGCCCGAAGTAA